TAAAGACACCCATATAAACAAGGCTCAGAAAAAATATGATATTGAACATGATTTTAAATCGCAGGATATTTTTGTTGCAGAACTTGAAGTGCCCGCTGGATACACAGTGGTCAAAATTCCTACTGATGTGAAATTTGAGAATCCCAAGTTTGGTTTTACTATTAAATATGAGCAAAAAGGTAACCGCATAAGGTTGCACCGGACTTGCTTTGTTGATACCTTGTCTATAAAACCTGAATCGTTTGATACATGGAACGAAATGATATTAAAACTAAACAACGCTTACAAGCAAACAATTGAATTGGTAAAAAAATAATACAAGCAATATGATTAAGTATTTCGCATTCGTGCTCTCTTTGTCAATAGTTAGTTGTTTTACAATCCTTGCTCAAGACATAGATTACGCTCAGTTTCATTTTGACAAAAAGGCACCAGTGCCAGAGCTAAACGCAGAAGCTAAAAAGGAACCGGCAGTGCTTTTAAAAGATAAGCGAGTTGTAGAATATGTTTACAGTGATAAAGGCGATTTGGAATCCTATACATTCAGATATAAGGCCATTGCCCTGTTGGAAGACCGTGCCATTGAGATGTATAACAAAATATATGTTCAGGCTTACAGCATCGAGCAGATAAAAAAATTGCGAGTACGAAGCACTTCTCCTTCAGGAAAAGTAATTACACTAGGCGAAGCTGAAATGAAAGAAACCACTGAAGATGGCAGAACATTTTTTATACTTGCCATCGAAGGATTAGAGAAAAATAGCTTGCTTGAGTATTATTATATTTTGCAAAACGGGGTTAGTTACTGGGGTACCGAAAAATTGCAGACCAGAAGCTATGTGCAAAAATCAGAGCTTGAGATTATTTCTCCCAAAAATTTATTTTTTAAAGCAAAATCTTACAACGGATACGGAGCTTGTATAGATAGCACTGGCAATGAAAAAAATTATATAATGGCTGCAGCTGAAAATATTACCCCAACCTACGAAGAACAATTTTCGCCAGACGAAGCAGCAGCCATGCGAGTAGAATATAGTATGCAACGCAACAGTGCACGCGAAGGTTTAAGTATGTTCGATTTTAAAAAGGCGGCTACCTACTTTTTTGAGCAACTACATCCTGAAAAAACGCTTAGCGAAAAATCGTTAAAGAAAATTATTGCTAACCTTGAAACTAAAAATGAGAATGAAGAGAAAATGGTTTTGGCAATTGAGAATCACATAAAATCGGCATACCAGATAATTGATAATACCAATAGCAAATCACTTGACGATGTGGTGAAAAATAAATACGGCACTCAAACCGAAATTAACCAACTATACGTGGCGTTGTTTGAATATCTTGATATTCCCTATGAAATGGGACTTACATGTAATCGGTTCGAAAAAAAATTTGATAAAGAGTTTGAAGCATGGAATTACCTCGATGAAGTAATTTTTTATTTTCCGGGTTCCAAGGGATATTTGAGTACCAATAACATTACCCTCCGATACCCAATGATACAGCAACATTATATAAATCAACAAGCTTTGTTTATTGCTAGTTTTGGCATTGGCGAAGTGAAGAAGGCCGTTCATTCTGTGCGTACTATTGAACCACCTGCTGCCGATAAAAGCAATGATAATCTTGATTTAAAAATTTCATTTTCAAAGGATATGGAGGCAGCAGAGATTGATTACACAAGGGAAATTACAGGTTATAATGCAGCGGGAATAAGACCGTTTTATTTTATAACAGCGCAGGATAAGCGCAGTGAATTAATAGAGCAAGTAATTAAAGAAAAGAATGACAATTCTAAAATAGAAAAATTGCAGGTACTCAACTATGACATGACCACAGATGATGTGCAGAAACCATTTACGATGAAATGCATTTTTATCAATCCGAATTTGTTAGAAGCTGCCGGAGATAAGTATTTATTTAAGCTAGGCGAAACTATAGGAGCACAAACCGAAATGTATAACGAGCGTCCGCGAGTTACGGATATTGAGAATGAATACAACCGCTTTTACTTGCGAAAAATAGAGGTAGCCATACCTGAAGGATACACCGCAACCGGCCTTGAAAAGTTAAAAATGAACGTGGTGATGCCAAAGGATAAAGCAAAGGGTACAGGTTTTGAGAGCGATTATGTATTGGAAGGAGACAAGTTGACCGTTACGGTGCGAGAGTATTACAACGACCTTGTTTTGCCAAAAAGCGAGTATGAGCAATTTGTAAAAGTGATAAATGCAGCTGCCGATTTTAATAAGATAACGTTGGTTCTACAAAAAAAATAAACAAGCTTATTGTTACAGGTATTAATTAATTCCCATTATTAATTGCAATGAAAAAAGTAGTAGTTTTTACAGGAGCTGGTGTTAGTGCCGAAAGCGGAATAAAAACGTTTCGCGATAGTAATGGACTTTGGGAAGAACACAGAATAGAAGATGTTGCTACACCTGAGGCATGGCAGCGCAATCCGGAGTTGGTGCAATCTTTTTATAATGACAGACGTAAGCAGTTACTAGAGGTGGAGCCCAATCAGGCACATTATTCAATTGCAAATCTTACCAATTATTTTAGTACCAAGGTTATTACTCAAAATGTTGACGACTTGCATGAGCGTGCCGGAAGTAAAAATGTGCTACACCTTCATGGTGAATTGCGCAAATCGCGCAGTACAGTTAACCCAAGCTTGGTTTACGATATACCAGGATGGGAACTGGGTATGGGAGATACCTGCGCTATGGGTTCGCAATTGCGACCACACATTGTGTGGTTTGGTGAAGCAGTTCCGTTGATGGAACATGCCATTATGCAAGCTCAAGATGCAGATATTTTTATTGTAATTGGTAGTTCTCTCGAAGTTTATCCTGCAGCCAGTCTTATTGAGTTTGCCCCTGAGAATTGTGTTAAATATTTTATTGATCCCAATGCCCGAAAGTTAGGCCATATTCAAAACCTGCATGTAATAAAGGGTACTGCTGCATCCGAAGTTCCCAAATTAGTTGAGCATTTAATTGCACGTTAACCCATAACTTGGCAATAACTTTCATTAATTTCTCTTAGCTCTTAAAAATTGCTGAATGGTGTTGCTTTTTTTTCGTTTTCATTTAAGTTTAGTTTGAGCCTATATCCATTGTCTTTGCTTTGCAAAGGCTCATTGCACAGATATCAAAGATTAAATCTATCATGTGGCAGCCCAATTATTAAGCGCATTATCTGTCATGTTAAAGATGCCGTAAAAATTGAACCATCAACCAATGTTTTTAAATAATTGTTTTCATTTGCAATGAAGATGCTGATCTTGGATTAAAAAATTATGTTTAGAGACTATTTCCAAAACCAACCAGAATTATACGAATGGGTTATTCTGCCACTTATGATTTTTCTGTCGCGTGCCTCTGACGTATCATTGGGTACCCTGCGCAATATTCTTATAAATAAAAATCAGAAAAAGATAGTCCCTTTTATAGGTTTTTTGCAGAAGCAATGCTTTGGCTATTTGCTGTAAGCGGTGTATTAGGATATGTAAATAATTGGATTGGTTACCTGGCATGGGGCTTAGGGTTTGCAACAGGCATTTTTCTTGGTATTAAGATTGACGAGAAGTTAGGCCTCGGATATCAGTTGTTTCAGATCATTACTCATATGGATGTGGCAGAATTGCTACAAAGTTTGAAGGAAGAGGGTTTCTCTGCAACGGTATTAAATGGAGAAGGTACACGTGGCAAAGTATTACATATTTCACTGATTGTATTGCGTACCGAAAGTCTCAGGATTCGTTATTTATTAGGGGTTTACGCCCCTGGAGCATTCTATACAATATCGGATGTTAGGGAGTCTAATGCAGGAGTATTCCCCCAAAACCATAGAAATAGTATTCTTTTTTACGTAAAAAGGTTACTTCCCTTGCACAAATAGTAACTTTGAGCGATATTTGAAACCAAACAAACGTTAGTTGTTGTGTAGTAAAGCGACCAAAAAGTCGCATTTTTTAACCTTACATAAGATACTTTAGAAGTCATGAGCGACAAAAAAACAGGTAATAAAATTTATTCAACGAGTACCTTTTCTCGTATTGAACAATTACATCCATTCAAGACTTTTTTATTTTTTGCAATGGTAGGAAGCACATTGGTTTTCCTTTCACTGCTATGTGTCTATGTCATGAATACTGATTTTGCAACATTATCATCCTATAGTTTACCAAAAGCATTTACCATTGGTACCATTCTGGTTTTGTTCAGTAATTTTTGCATTTCGCATTGCGCAAGAGCCTATAGCGAGGATAGAATAAAGAATCTGCAATTGCTTCTTTCTATTACGCTAGTATTAACTGCCGCATTTTGCATTTGTCAGTTTTACGGATGGAAATTAATGTTTAACTCCGGGTTAATAATTGCCAATGCCGAGGCCATGAAATATCTATACATCGTTTCTGGCTTATATATGTTACACCTCATTATTGGAATTGGTTCGTTAGTCTATTTCAATCTTTCTATTTTTTCTATTTCTGGCGACATAGTAAAAACGTTGCTCTACTTTAGCAATAAGTCAAATAAAACACGCATCGAGATTCTTTCAGTGTACTGGCATTTTACAACTTTTTTGTGGCTTACAATGTTTACACTTTTTCTTGTTACATTGTAAATTCAATTTGGTTTTTCATGAATTCGCAACCAGCATTATTTCCGGTTTAGCAATTTGTTGTAATCCATCAGCCTCTACTTTTTTTATTAATTTATAGTCATAAGATTTATTTAACAATTCATTTTGTGAAATACCTATTGCGCGTGCATCAAAAGTTTGTATTGCCCAGGGATTTAACTTAACTAAAATGTTATACATGCAATTAAAGTGGGCACCCTCACGTATTTTTTAATAATCACTTAAACAAAAATCAAAATGAAAAGAAGTACACTCATCATTATCGTATTATTAGCTGTAGTATTTTTTACAGGAGGCTATGCCTTTCGTTTGTTGCTTGTAAAAGGAGATTTTAACAGTAACAAGCCATTAATGGCTGCGCGTTTTGCAAATCAATTGCCAGATATAATTTCAGCCGAAGAAGAAATAAAAGAGATGCCCAAGGCCGCAACTGCTAGCTCAAACTTTTCGATTTCAGTAAAAAGTATAACCCGGTATAAGAATCTTTCGATGTTTGCATTAATAAGTAATACTGAACTTGATGCTAAAAAGTATATCACGTTGCAAGAGGCTATAAAAAAGGGGATGGCCATTGTGCACGAAACAGAGGATGTCAACAATCTTTCTATAACCAATAAGTCAAATTCATTTCTATTTGTAAATGCAGGGGATATAGTAAAAGGTGGTAAGCAAGACCGCACACTGGCCACAGATTTAATAATAGGACCAAATCAGCAGCGGGTTAAGCTAGCAAGTTTTTGTGTTGAGCATGGAAGGTGGAGTAACCGGGCAGGAGAGGTAACAACTCATTTTAACGCATCCGAGAAATCGTTATCGAGCAACGAGCTTAAAATTGCCGCCAAGCGACAGCGCAACCAATCGCAAGTATGGGAGAAAGTTTCAGTACAACAGAATAAATTGACAGATAATATTTCGAAGATAACAGGTGCTAAAGGGTATATCGCGAGTGACGAGGCTTCCAGATCGAGTTTGCAACTTACGTTAGAAAACAGTGTGGTTGACTCACTCCTAAGTGATTATAAAAAGTATCTGCAACATGCACTTAAACAAGATGGTGTAAACGGAGTTGCATTTTTTATTAATGGAAAATTTTATGCACTCGATATTTATAATAATGCACAGCTATTTAATGACCTGGCTAATAAGTTGCTCGAAGCCGCAATAACCGAGGCCATTAGTGAGTATAATGAGAACATTACTGTAAATCCCCTGAATACCGAGCATTTAATGGTGTATTTAAAAAAGGAATTTAAAGTAGACAATACCATTAATCCTAATAAATACACAACCATAGTCAATAAGATTTTCAAAGATAAAAGCGATATATTTTTATTTGAAACTATAGATACCCATGCAACAAATTGGTTGCACCGCAACATTCTGGTTGATGTAGAAAATACAGCAAGCAACATCAAGCCTCAACAGAGTAATCAGTATTTAAGGAACTAAACTAAAAGTCGAGTTTTAATGCGTTAGTTAAGTTGACTGCATTCGAATTATTGCATAGCCGGGATAGTAATTATTGATTCGATTTCCAATCTTTTTGGCAAAACCCAATGGGAGCTCATCAAAATAGTAAACGAACGTTTCGTTTACATCTATAGAAGGCAACGTTGTACCTCCGCGCAGATAAACCAATGCATCATCGTATGAAAGGGCAACAGAACGAAATGCATCCTGATTAAATCTGGTACATAATGCCAAGGATAATTCTGGTAAGAATTTACGCATTTGGGTATCGCCAATTTTGCAACCGCAATCAACTATGCGGATATGATTTTCGAGTTTACTTAGCATATCAGCCGCTTGTACAGGCAAGGCATGCATGTTATTGCCAATCATTCTGTAATCATACGAAGTATGATTTAGTAGAAATGGTTCCTTATTACTAACCTGAACATACCTGCTGGTTTTGTTGCGTCTGGCACTTTTACGATTATTAGTTGAATCATTTTTTCTTAACATGGCAACCGTAAACCCTTCGCCTTTGCTTTGGCCTGCAAAAAAGCGGTTAGCGTTAATATTTTTTTGCTGAAGGAAATATTCCTTCGGCCTCTGATTTTACAGCAATGTTTTCTGCCTTTAAATTTTCAATTGCCCAAAGTATATTTTCTTCGTTTTCATATGTATTGTAAGTACAAGTAGAATAAATAATATAACCACCGGGCTTGAGCAATTGCCATGCATCGGTAAGTAGTTTTTTTTGCCTAGCAGCATTTAGCTTTACACTTTCTTCACTCCAATAATGCAAAGCTTCTTTATCTTTTCTAAACATGCCTTCGCCACTGCACGGTGCATCCAGTAAAATCAGCTCAAATAATTCTCCTGCTTCAGCAAAACTTTCGATGGATGATTGAGTAACTATACTGTTCATATTTCCCCATTTGGCCATGTTGTATTGTAAACTTCCGGTACGGCTTGCTATTACTTCGTTGCTAATTAGTATACTTTCTGCATGCAGGTAATCTAAAAGAAGAGTCGATTTGCCCCCCGGTGCTGCGCATGCATCAAGCACAGTTATTGGTTTTTCATTTAGCTTAAGAGCATTAACAACATAGCCTATGAACATAGATGATGCCTCTTGTACATAATAACGCCCCTGATGAAAATGGGGGTCAAGTGTAAACTTAGGTCGTTGTGGCAAATAATATCCATACTTACACCATGCTACACAATCCTCAGAAGGTGGTACGGCATGTTTGTTTGCATTCACTCTAACCGAAACGGGTACCGCTCCATCAAGAAAACGTTGAGCAATGCTATCAGCGATTTTAAGATTAGTTGTAATAAACTTGATGTAGTTGCTTTCTGTTGACATTCTAATAGTTTGCTGCCTGCTCAGATTTTTAGTCTGTTTATGATTTATAATTTGAATTTATTTCGAGCTATTTTTTTATTATTAGGAAACGTTCTGCAGATTTATTGCAGTGTGCGATGGCATAAAAACCTAACGAAGATAATTGGAAAATTCGCTATCAGAAAACAATTAGATAAATCTTATACCTTCTCTTTATAACAAATAAAAATATAACTTTGTCACAAAATAATTTTATTAAAAATGCAGGAGCAAAATAACAATCAATTAAATATTGAACTAACAGAAGAAATAACCGAAGGTATCTACTCAAACCTTGCCATAATAACCCATAGTAACAGTGAGTTTGTTTTAGATTTTGTAAAGGTAATGCCCGGTGTTCCAAAGGCAAAGGTAAAATCGCGCATATTGCTTACACCACAGCACGCTAAGCGACTCATAAATGCGCTTGCAGATAATATTTCGAAGTATGAAAAAATGCATGGTCCCATAAAGGAAACCGAAGGATTTGGTATACCAATGAATTTTGGCGGACCTACGGCACAAGCATAATCATTGCTGCTTATTAATCTAAGATCATCTGAGCAGCTTCAAGGCCAATTATACTGCCTATAGCCACGCCCATGCCTCCCATGCGCACCGCACAGTAAACATTGGGTTGTAACAGTTTCACTATACTTTGCTTGGTCGAACCCAATCCCATAATCCCGCTCCAGCGCATATCAACTTCGTAAGTAGTGTTTGGTAATATTACCGTGTTTAACAATTCCTCAAGTTTAGTTTGAATTTGTTGGGTAACATTAAATTCAAATGTATGTTCACCTTCGAAGTTCAAATTGCGCCCTCCGCCAAACAATAAACGGTTGCCCACATTGCGGAAATAATAATACCCTTGCTGATAATGGAATGTTCCTTCAATTTTAAGATTGTCGATAGGCTTGGTAATCAATACTTGTGCACGGGCAGGATTTGTTTCAACTTCAGGAAGTAATTGTCTTGCAAATCCATTGGTACAAATTAATAGTTTGCCTGCCGTTATGCTGAATCCGGCAGAGGTCGTTAATTCAACACCATCATTAAGCGAAGTAAACTGCGTAACCTCTAATCCACAAATTATTTCAACCCCTTCACGCTTTACAGCATCTGTCAATGCATGCATCATTTTTCCCGTATCTACCTGACCCTCACATTCATTTCTAATAATATGTTCAACTCCTGCAAACCCTGATTGCGCAATTTTTTCATTATTCCTGCTATAAGTATTTGTATTTGCAGTAATGTCAGCTAACAATTTATTATAGTCAGGTAAATGTTCTTGACATTGTTCAAATGATGCTTGATCATCATTTGTAAACAGTTCGAAGCCGCCCAAAGCAAGGTAATCTATGCTTTTATCGCCAAGATTTTTGCGTAATAGTTTTAGGCCTTCAAAACGTTTCGATACAATTTCCAGCATGCTTTGTTCGCCCCATTTAGAGGCATCTTCAATCAATTCACTTAGGCTGCCAAAGCAAGCAAAGCCAGCATTGCGAGTACTCGCGCCATAAGGCAAAAAGCCCCTTTCTAATATCACAATCTTTAATTTCGGATTTTTTCGCTTTAAGTTTAATGCGCTGTTTAGCCCAACTATACCGCTGCCGGCAATTACAATATCGATGTGATCAAAATACGTTTCTCTTTCCCAATAACTTAAGTGGAACATGCCTTCTTAATTAATAAAGCAAATGTGACTTTATTTTTTCTAATAGAAAATACTTGAGAGTAAATTACTATACGCTAACTTCGCCAATCTTAAAATTAGGTAATGAAAAGAATTATTGTTAGCACGATGCTATTCTTGTTAGCTCATATGGCTTATGGAATAAAAATTCGGTATTCACTAGACTTTGCTAAAGCAGCCACGCATTACATAAGTGTAACCATGCATGTTACTGAGTGGGCCGGTGATAGCATGATAATAAAACTTCCCGTATGGATGCCGGGAAGCTACATGGTGCGCGAATACTCTAAAAATATAGAATCGGTTGCGGCACAAGTGGGAGGCAAAGCAACCAAGGTTACCAAGGTTAGAAAAAACGGTTGGAAAATAGATACACGCGGAGCTAATACGGTTACCGTTACTTATTTATACTATGCTAATGAACTTAACATAAGACAAACCCATACCGATGAAGGTCATGCCTTTATTATGCCCGGAACTATATGTTGTTTTGTAGAGGGATTCATTAACCAACCCTGCACCTTAGCCATCGTCCCTTTATCTGACTGGAAAAATTTAAGCACAGCGCTTGAGCAAATTGCTAATACTAGGTTTGAAGTAGTGGCAATGGATTATGACGAACTGGTTGATAGTCCGGTAGAAGTTGGTAATCATCAGGTTATTCAATTTGAGGCCCAAGGAATTCCTCATGAGTTTGCAATTTATGGAAACGTGAATCCTGACAAGGATAAATTAGTTCGCGATACGCGAAAGATTATTAAAGCATGTACGAATGTTTTTGGAGAAAATCCCTGTAAGCGCTATGTTTTTTTTTCGCACCACTATCCCGGAGCAGGTGGTGGCTTGGAACATAAAAACAGTTGCACCCTTGCTGGAAGTACGGAGATTTTTAGTAAGGATGATTTGTATAGAGGTCATTTAAACTTAATTGCACATGAGTATTTTCATTTGTGGAATGTGAAGCGATTAAGGCCGGAGCCTTTAGGTCCATTCGATTATGATAACGAAAATTATTGCGAATTACTTTGGTTTGCCGAAGGCTTCACAGCTTATTATGATGACCTGATTACTTACCGGTGCGGCCTTGTAAAACAAGATGATTATTTAAAAACCGTGTCAGGATCATTAAGTTATCTCATACATACTCCGGGCAATGATGTGCAATCTCTTGATGAAAGTGGTTTTGACGCATGGATTAAATACTATCGCGCCAACGAAAACTCACCAAACAGTACCGTTTCTTATTACACCAAAGGTGGTATGGTAGGTCTCTTATTAGATTTGGAAATTATTTCGCGCACACAAGGGTTAAAAAATCTTGATACCCTGATGCGTTACATGTATACCATTTACAGCAAACAACTTGATAAGCCTTTTTCCTATTCTGATGTTATTGCTGCAGCTAATACCATTACCGGTACAAATATGAGTTCCTTTTTCGATAAATGGATAACATCTACAGGTGCGGTACCAACGGCATCTTATTTCGATCAATTTGGAATATTGTATAAACAAACGATAGATTCAGCGTTATCATGGACACTCGGCATTAAAGGTAATGCGGTAAGGCAAGGATTCGCAGTTACAGGTGTTACGCGAAATTCGGAAGGCTTTAACAAAGGTATTACTGCCGGGGATATCATTATTTATTTTGATGGGGTAGGTGGACCGGAAAAAATTGACAGCCTTGTCAAAGTTTCTACAAATTTGACATTCGAAACGCATGTATTCAGACGTGGGCAGACTATAAAACTCAAGTTAGAAAAAAAGTTTCAGGCGGTGTATCAAATAGCGCTGGAGCCAATAAAGAAGCGGGATAAGTACTTTGATTTGTGGCTGCAAAAGGAAGACTAGGTACGAATGAAGTTGCAGTTAGACATACAAATTAAGAGGCCCTCTTCTTTAATCACATTTAGCGATTCTATTTTTTTAATAGGCTCATGCTTTACAGGAAATATTGGTGTTCAGTTGTCGCAGTTAAAGTTCAATACCATTCATAACCCTACCGGAATTTTATTTGATCCCAAAAGTATTGCTACCCATCTTGAACATATTGTATCAGGCAAAACGTATACTGAATCAGATACATTTTACATGAACGAAGTCTGCAGCAGTTGGCTACATCATTCAGATTTTAATGGCATGACCTGCGATGAATGTATTAATTTGATAAATGAGGCTACCCAAAGAGCTCATTTATTTTTATTGCGTGCTAACAAGCTTGTGATTACGCTTGGCAGTGCATTTCATTATGTGCTTGCAGATAATGATATGCCGGTGGCAAATTGCCACCGGGCTCCTTCTGCATGGTTTACTAAGAAATTGATAAGGGCTACCGAGGTGGCAGATATGTTACGAAATGCAATCACTGCAGTTCGAAAAGTTAACCCGGATATTACCGTAATATTTACTGTAAGTCCGGTGCGGCACATTCGCGATGGAGTGGTTGAGAACAACCTGAGTAAGGCGCAACTGATTACTGCCGTGCATCAACTATGCGATGAGTTAACAAATTTGCACTATTTTCCGGCTTACGAGATTGTGGTGGATGTATTGCGCGACTATCGCTTTTATGATATCGATATGGTACATCCTAATTATCTTGCTACACAAATCGTGGCCGATTATTTCTTGCAAAATTATTTTGACGAAAGAACAAGGGCTATTATACCAGGCATAAAGCAGTTGACAACTGCAATGAATCATCGCCCACGCAATCCATTAAGTATGCAACATAAGCAGTTTCTTCAAATACATCTTGATTTATGCAGGCAATTGCAACAGAAACTTCCCCACCTAAACTTCAATAACGAGCAAGCATATTTTTCAACATAAAGCGCAGCGTCTTTTAGAATTAGCAATACATGGCTCTAAAGCTAAATTACCCTCCGGCTTTTTTATGCAATATTTAATAATCCAAATGATTGCTGCATGGTAAAAACTACTACTTTTGTGTTGTGGTACCCTATCAAAAAAGCATAGTCGGTTGTTTTACAAGCATCTTTGTTTTAATGCAAGTGCTTTCCAATGCACATGCGTGGTCGCATCATGATGATTTTCATTGCCTGGCCAAGAACGAGTATCACTTTCATCAGCATGAGCACTCTTGTACACTATGTGATTATGCAGTTCAAGTTATTGATAGTGCCAAGTTTGAAGAAATAAGCATACAGTCGCCTTTTGCTTTTAACCGTCACACCATATGTGCATTACCAGAAGGTTTCAGACAACATCTAAATTACACTTTTCCTGAGCGAGGTCCTCCTTTAGTTTAGCGCTTTTACAATGACATCTTATCCATAAGTTTTGCCTAAATAGGGTAAAGGTTATGTTGGTTATTTAGTGTTTTACTCAGGGTTTAGTAACTCTCTTATTTTATTTTGATGATTTTTAGTTTTGGCAAAATGTTAATACTGCTTGCAGTCAATACATTGAGCATTATGCTAGTGAATGCTATAGCCAATGCGCAAAGCAAGGTGCCTCCTTGTTCGCATACCTTAAGTGGTTATGTTACCGATGAGCATGACGGTATGCCTCTCGAATATGCAGCAGTATACATTGTGGAGTTAAAAATTGGAGGTGTAAGCGATAGCAGTGG
This sequence is a window from Bacteroidota bacterium. Protein-coding genes within it:
- a CDS encoding DUF3467 domain-containing protein produces the protein MQEQNNNQLNIELTEEITEGIYSNLAIITHSNSEFVLDFVKVMPGVPKAKVKSRILLTPQHAKRLINALADNISKYEKMHGPIKETEGFGIPMNFGGPTAQA
- a CDS encoding FAD-binding oxidoreductase, translated to MFHLSYWERETYFDHIDIVIAGSGIVGLNSALNLKRKNPKLKIVILERGFLPYGASTRNAGFACFGSLSELIEDASKWGEQSMLEIVSKRFEGLKLLRKNLGDKSIDYLALGGFELFTNDDQASFEQCQEHLPDYNKLLADITANTNTYSRNNEKIAQSGFAGVEHIIRNECEGQVDTGKMMHALTDAVKREGVEIICGLEVTQFTSLNDGVELTTSAGFSITAGKLLICTNGFARQLLPEVETNPARAQVLITKPIDNLKIEGTFHYQQGYYYFRNVGNRLLFGGGRNLNFEGEHTFEFNVTQQIQTKLEELLNTVILPNTTYEVDMRWSGIMGLGSTKQSIVKLLQPNVYCAVRMGGMGVAIGSIIGLEAAQMILD
- a CDS encoding RsmB/NOP family class I SAM-dependent RNA methyltransferase, translating into MSTESNYIKFITTNLKIADSIAQRFLDGAVPVSVRVNANKHAVPPSEDCVAWCKYGYYLPQRPKFTLDPHFHQGRYYVQEASSMFIGYVVNALKLNEKPITVLDACAAPGGKSTLLLDYLHAESILISNEVIASRTGSLQYNMAKWGNMNSIVTQSSIESFAEAGELFELILLDAPCSGEGMFRKDKEALHYWSEESVKLNAARQKKLLTDAWQLLKPGGYIIYSTCTYNTYENEENILWAIENLKAENIAVKSEAEGIFPSAKKY
- a CDS encoding M61 family metallopeptidase produces the protein MKRIIVSTMLFLLAHMAYGIKIRYSLDFAKAATHYISVTMHVTEWAGDSMIIKLPVWMPGSYMVREYSKNIESVAAQVGGKATKVTKVRKNGWKIDTRGANTVTVTYLYYANELNIRQTHTDEGHAFIMPGTICCFVEGFINQPCTLAIVPLSDWKNLSTALEQIANTRFEVVAMDYDELVDSPVEVGNHQVIQFEAQGIPHEFAIYGNVNPDKDKLVRDTRKIIKACTNVFGENPCKRYVFFSHHYPGAGGGLEHKNSCTLAGSTEIFSKDDLYRGHLNLIAHEYFHLWNVKRLRPEPLGPFDYDNENYCELLWFAEGFTAYYDDLITYRCGLVKQDDYLKTVSGSLSYLIHTPGNDVQSLDESGFDAWIKYYRANENSPNSTVSYYTKGGMVGLLLDLEIISRTQGLKNLDTLMRYMYTIYSKQLDKPFSYSDVIAAANTITGTNMSSFFDKWITSTGAVPTASYFDQFGILYKQTIDSALSWTLGIKGNAVRQGFAVTGVTRNSEGFNKGITAGDIIIYFDGVGGPEKIDSLVKVSTNLTFETHVFRRGQTIKLKLEKKFQAVYQIALEPIKKRDKYFDLWLQKED
- a CDS encoding NAD-dependent deacylase, with the translated sequence MKKVVVFTGAGVSAESGIKTFRDSNGLWEEHRIEDVATPEAWQRNPELVQSFYNDRRKQLLEVEPNQAHYSIANLTNYFSTKVITQNVDDLHERAGSKNVLHLHGELRKSRSTVNPSLVYDIPGWELGMGDTCAMGSQLRPHIVWFGEAVPLMEHAIMQAQDADIFIVIGSSLEVYPAASLIEFAPENCVKYFIDPNARKLGHIQNLHVIKGTAASEVPKLVEHLIAR
- a CDS encoding GSCFA domain-containing protein; translated protein: MKLQLDIQIKRPSSLITFSDSIFLIGSCFTGNIGVQLSQLKFNTIHNPTGILFDPKSIATHLEHIVSGKTYTESDTFYMNEVCSSWLHHSDFNGMTCDECINLINEATQRAHLFLLRANKLVITLGSAFHYVLADNDMPVANCHRAPSAWFTKKLIRATEVADMLRNAITAVRKVNPDITVIFTVSPVRHIRDGVVENNLSKAQLITAVHQLCDELTNLHYFPAYEIVVDVLRDYRFYDIDMVHPNYLATQIVADYFLQNYFDERTRAIIPGIKQLTTAMNHRPRNPLSMQHKQFLQIHLDLCRQLQQKLPHLNFNNEQAYFST